Below is a genomic region from Caldicoprobacter guelmensis.
GATTTGGTCAGCCAAATGGTGGGAGATCATTCATTCAGCATATATCCGCGTAAAGGGGAGTACTGCCTATATGACAAAAAGTGGGGGAACTTGGTCAACAGCACCATATTCCAGCCACCGTCCCGTCTTGGTAAGGGCGTACTAGTCACTCCTACCGTGGATGGCAACTTGCTAATAGGGCCGAATGCGGTGGATATAAATGACAGGGATGACGTCGACACCACTGATGAGGGATTGGGATTTGTGTATCAAAAAGCGTTAGAGTCGGTGCCTCTCCTGCCAAGGACTGATGTCATAACCCAGTTTGCGGGTTTGAGGGCAATAGCCGATGGGGAGGACTTCATAATTCGCCCATCCCACATAGTGGAAGGATTTGTTCATGTGGCGGGAATTTGCTCGCCAGGGCTTTCGGCCGCTCCGGCAATAGCTAAGTATGTTGTGGATATTCTAAACGGCATTATGCAAAGAAATAGCCACAAGTTGGAGCCTAAAAAGGACTTTAATCCTCACCGCAGGGGTATAAGCAGGTTTAGCGATGCCGACTGGCATACCAGGGAGGAGCTCATAAAAAAGGACTCAAGGTTTGGACGCATAGTATGCAGGTGTGAGATGGTGACCGAGGGGGAGATAGTTGAGGCCTTACACAGAAATCCGCCGGCGCTTACGCTAGACGCAATAAAGCGGAGGACCAGGGCAGGCATGGGGCGCTGTCAGGGAGGGTTTTGCACGCCGCGCATCATGGAGATAATGGAAAGGGAGCTGGACATCCCCATGGAGCAGATAACCAAAAAAGGTGGTAGATCGAGGCTTGTGCTGGGGAGGATCAAAGACTTTTTGGAGGGGGATGGGGAATGTTAAACATGAAAGTAGATGTAGTGATAATAGGAGGTGGGCCGGCTGGCTTGGCAGCGGCTTTGTCCTGCCATAAGCACGGCATACGGGATATAATCATACTCGAGAGGGATTCGCATCTGGGCGGGATTCTGCAGCAGTGTATCCACAACGGGTTTGGGCTTCACTGGTTTGGTGAGGAGCTTACCGGCCCTGAATATGCCCAAAGGTTTATCGACCAGGTTGAAAAGGCGCAAATCCCTTATCTTTTGAATACCATGGTGGTGGATATGGATGAGGACAAAACGGTCTATGCCATAAACCCCAAGCATGGACCCATTAAAATACAAGCCAAAACAGTGATACTGGCCATGGGGTGCAGGGAAAGGACCAGGGGGGCGCTCATGATTCCAGGAGGGCGACCGGCAGGAGTGTATACGGCAGGGATGGCTCAGAGGCTTATCAACATAGAGGGATATATGCCGGGCCGAGAGGTCGTCATACTCGGGTCGGGGGATATTGGCCTTATAATGGCAAGGAGGCTCACCTGGGAAGGCGCCAATGTCAAGATGGTGTGTGAAATAATGCCCTATTCGACAGGGCTTATAAGAAACATAAGGCAGTGTCTGGAGGATTACGGTATTCCCATAAGGTTTAAGCACACCGTCATAAAGATTCATGGCAGGGAAAGGCTTGAGGGAGTGACGGTTGCACAGGTGGACGATGCACGGCGGCCCGTTCCGGGCACCGAGGAATACGTTTCTTGTGACACACTTCTGTTATCGGTGGGGCTTATACCAGAGAACGAGCTCAGCCAGAAAGCCAACCTACAGCTTGACCCTGTGACAGGGGGACCGGTTGTTGATGAGTACAGGCAAACCAGCGTGCCCGGGGTCTTTGCCTGCGGCAATGTGCTTCACGTTCACGACCTGGTGGATTATGTAAGCGAAGAGGCTGAGATTGCTGGTTATGGCGTGTGGCGGTATTTGAACGGCCTGGCCTCTCAGCTCACCCGGCATGTGGATATGCGAGCTAAAATAGAGACAGGATACGGCATACGCTATGTTGTCCCCCAGAGGATTTCGGGAGAGGAGGACATAGAGCTGTTTTTCAGGTCGGATAATATATATGATGAAGGCATGGTGGAATTGACAGATGGACAGAAAGTGCTGGCTTCTAAGAGGTTTTTGCGCATCGTTCCAGGACAGATGGAGCGGTTTAAAATAAAAAAACAGGTCTTATCTGGCATAAAGCCTGGTGGCAGGCTGCTCATCAGATGGAGAAGCCTTGCATGAAGGGGGGAAAGCGCGCATGGAACTGATATGCATACTGTGTCCCAGGGGTTGCAGGATGCAGGTTGAACCCGGCGCAGACGGCCAGTGGGTGGTAAAGGGCAACGGATGCAGCCGCGGCAAAGATTACGCCCTTCAGGAGATGACATGTCCGATGCGTACCCTCACCACATCGGTGTGGGTGGAAGGCGGGACTTACAAGCTGGTATCGGCAAAAACCGATAGAAGCATTCCAAGGGATAAGATAATGGAGGCTTTAAAGCAGACCAAAAGGCTGAAGGTGAAAGCTCCCGTAAACATAGGCGATGTGCTTATTGAAAATATTGCCGGTACAGGTGCCAATCTTGTAGCCACTCGAAAGGTGGAGAGGGTGTAGCTTTATATGGTTGTTTGACTGTGTAAGATGAATACGGTAAAGTAATAGAACAATATGTACCGTAATTCACACGATTGCCATTATGATGTATAATTAAGGTGGTAGTCATCGGGCATATGGGAGGGGATTCTGTGATCTTCATCGGAATATTCGGTATACAGGACAAACAAAGAATTGTAAGGGAATACCCCAACGTCATATGCAAGTGCGGCAGCCTTTCGAGAGGTGAGCTCATAGAGGAGTACACCTATTTTCACTTTTTCTTTATCCCGATATTTAAATGGAACAAGAGGTACTACATGAGGTTCAGGTGCTGCGGCAGGATTTTCCGCGTACCGCCCGACTACGTCGATGAGCTTAAGGACAGCACCGATGTGGATGTAAACAGGCTTGAGGAGGTACAGACCTATTTTGGCAATCAGTGCCCAAATTGTGGTGCTGTACTCCATCACTCTTTTGCGTACTGTCCTTACTGTGGACAAAAAATACGTTAATGTGATGAATCGGTCTTGGGACTTCACCAATTAATTATTCTGCGAGGTTGCCATGCAAAATTATTCGTTGTGCCTATATTGCTCAGTTACTTTTCGATAGCGTTTAACGCAGAAGCCTATTCTAATAATGGTCAATTAATAAAGCTGTTTATTTGCCCTTGTTTGGAGGGACACACATTCCAAATATACTAAAATAACGGGGAATGGTGCTTACCATTCCCCTATTTAAAAATTTCTATTCTATTGAATTACCGTTCTCCCCCCATGAAGAATACCGCCAATGTGCCAGGGCCTGAATGGGACCCTATTACGGGGCCTATTTGATTTATGATTATGTCCTTAACCGAAAATTTTGACCTTATCAGCTCTGCTACGTATTGAGCATCTTTGTCTGAGTCGCAGTGGCTTATGGCCACCACCTGCTCCTCGGGATCGACGATGTGCTCTTCCATCATATCCACCAGCGTACGGAGGGACTTCTTGCGCCCCTTTACTTTAAGTTTGGGGACCAAGCGCCCTTCTCTGTCCACATGGAGCACCGGTTTGATGTCTAGTATGTTTCCTATAAACGCAGCCGTTCCCGATAGTCTTCCGCCTCTTTTGAGGTATTGCAGGTCTTCTACAGTGAACCAATGGTGTATCTTCAATTTGTTTTGCTCAACCCAGTCTATGATTTCCTCCTTGGAAGCCCCTCGTTCCAGCATTTCTACGGCATAGTATACTACCAGCCCTTCTCCCAGCGATGCAGATTTGGTGTCAATGACGGTTATATCAGCTTCGGGGTATTCCTCTAATACTATGTCCCGGGCTAATAGTGCGTTATTGTAACTGCCGCTCAATGCGGAGGAAAAACACAGGTATATGACTGGCTTTCCTTCAGCCGCGTATTTTCTGAACATCTCGGCGTAGGTTTGAACATTGACCTGTGAAGTGGTAGGGACTTCTCCGTCACGCATAGCGTTGTAAAAATACCTGTACGATATTGTTTGACCCAAGTCATCGGCGTATTCAACGCCTTTGAAGTTGTATGTAAAGTGTATAAGTGGGATATTGTGCTGCTTTACGTATTCAAAAGGAAGGTCGCTGCAGGTATCGGCAATAATGACGGTTGACATAGGACTCATACCCCCTGTCTTATGTAGTACGCTCTCGAAAAGTCCGAGAGCTTTATTTTTGCATATTTCAGGGCTCAGGTTTTCAGATTCACCCCTACTTTTTATACGATTTTCATACACAAATTCCCAGCTACTATCCACCTTATATTACCCACTTTTCCCTCTATTTCCTTGTATTACAGCTTCACTTTTTAAGCTTTTTCCCCCAAAATAGTTTTATGTTCACTAATTCTATTTCGTTTGGGGGTTTTACATGCTAAGAAACTGGCAATCTCATTCTGATTATCAAAAACAGCTTATACAGCGCCTCTCTATCCATGCTCAAAAAGAAAAAGGCAGGCTTATCCAACTCGATAAAGCTATCTCTAAGCTCTATCTACTTAACCTGGATAACCTGCTCCCAATAATAAAACCACTTTACCCTAACTTCGGTCGCCCCGCTATAAATCAGCAGGGCATTATACGTTCGTTAACACTTATGCTCGACCAACATGAATATTCTATCACAAAATGGGCCAAAACGGTACAACAAGATGACCTCTTTTTCGATATTTGTGGCTTCGATTCTAACAAGGCTCCTGGCGTCGGCTCCTACTACGACCTACTCTGGCGCCTCTGGCTTGCCATGGTCAAGAACCTCCTCAGGATTGTTTGTGTTCCAATAGCCCCTATGGCAAAGTCATTTATATAAAACCCGACTATGACCCTCGAATGTTTCCACCTGTGCCACGTCATACCAAAGCTTTCAAGGATAAATTCAAGACCAGAACATCGGTGGAACGTACTAATAAAAGACTGTTTATTGACTACTCTATTGAAAGGGTACGCTTAAGAAGCAATATGATGAGGTTTGCCATGGCTACCTTTGCTGCAGTTAATATCCATCTTGATGCTTGGGTCAAACATACAAACTTTAGTTTTGTAGATACCTTTATCGTCGGAGCGGCGTAGATAGCTTGGTTTACAGCTTTTATAGTTTTAACTAGAAGCTTTAAAAATCGTGTTCCTTAAAGCTTAGGTTGTTATACCCTTTTTTCGGTTATCCAGGTAATACCATATGAATTTTTCAAGGTTCATTTCTTTTATTTTCTCATAATACCTGCAATTTTGTTAATATAACCCATTTTCAAAATCTTGGTGACTATTCCCAGCTACTTTTCGAGAGTATTCAATTGATTTAAAAAATTAAAAATCTATGTTCATAACGACATAACATCCTACTTATACGTATAATTTGATACAACCGCCAAAAAGATTATAGTTTATTTATACACCAATTACAGTATATTTTCTAAATATTTCCAAAATGCAACTAGGCTTATCTACTTGGTTTTATCTTGTAATATGCAGCTAAATCAATAGAATCCGTAGTTTTACCATAACTAATCTGTACATTAATAAATTTATCACTGTTAAACGCATTTCTACGTGATAGTGTTAAGCCTCTAATAAAATCCCTCTCAAATTTTTGTTTATAATAATTTGTATTGTTCAATGACTGAACAGCCCCTGTCGTTCCTAAAGAAGTTCCATAGAAAAAATGAATTTTATTTGAAGGATTTTCATTTTTTAAATCCTTCAAATCGCCTTTATAAATGAAGTGGAAAGTATTATATGCATCTACAACGACTACCCACTTTTCAGTTTCACCATAAAATATGGTAGTTTCTGCATTTTCATCTTTTGAACAACCACTTACCAAATACAAAATGACAGTTATGATTAAAATACCGATCAGATATTTTCTCATAGGAATATATCCTCCGCTACACTGTAACGTAGTCTCGTCTGCATGCAGTATATCCCTCTTGATTAAATGTTCCCTCATCCTCTCATGTACCGGCCTCAACCATCTCTCAGACCCCTGTATCATCCAGTTGGCCATTGTCTGCCTCGATAGCGCTATCCCCATCCGCTCCCACTGTTGCTCCTGCCTGTACAGTGGCATACCTTCTACAAACTTCTGGACCATTACATATGCAATAGCAGATGGTGGGGCAATACTCCCAGGATGTACAGCTTTGGGCATAAATGCCGTTACTATGGGCGTGCTCACTTCATTTTGCTCACAATTGCGGCAGGCATATACATAGCGTACATGCTTCACTATGCTTACCTTGGCAGGTATAATCTTTAGCTCTTCCCTCACCTCTGTGCTCATCTCATGAAGCTTACCACCGCAGCATGGACATACCTGCTCTTCTTCTGGTAAACGGTACTCTATCACTTCAACAGGAAGGTCCTTTATATTCTCTGCCCTGTGTCCTTTCCTCTTGCGGCGCTTGTATGTTATCTCCTCTATAGCAGGCTCGGCAGCTTCTGCGTTCGATTCCTTCTCCGCTTCATTGAAAAAGCTGAGCT
It encodes:
- a CDS encoding NAD(P)/FAD-dependent oxidoreductase, with the translated sequence MFDVAIIGAGVVGCSIARELARYKLDVCVLEAKSDVAMGSSGANSGIVHAGYDCKPGTLMAYLNVKGNVMYDDIARELDVPFKRNGSLVLAFTDEDVQTLHRLLDQGIKNGVTRLKILSAKEVLDMEPNLNPSIKAALWAPAGGITSPFEVTIAMAENAADNGVQFYLGHQVLSIQRCGDSKFHIETSKGAFISRYVINAAGINSDLVSQMVGDHSFSIYPRKGEYCLYDKKWGNLVNSTIFQPPSRLGKGVLVTPTVDGNLLIGPNAVDINDRDDVDTTDEGLGFVYQKALESVPLLPRTDVITQFAGLRAIADGEDFIIRPSHIVEGFVHVAGICSPGLSAAPAIAKYVVDILNGIMQRNSHKLEPKKDFNPHRRGISRFSDADWHTREELIKKDSRFGRIVCRCEMVTEGEIVEALHRNPPALTLDAIKRRTRAGMGRCQGGFCTPRIMEIMERELDIPMEQITKKGGRSRLVLGRIKDFLEGDGEC
- a CDS encoding NAD(P)/FAD-dependent oxidoreductase yields the protein MKVDVVIIGGGPAGLAAALSCHKHGIRDIIILERDSHLGGILQQCIHNGFGLHWFGEELTGPEYAQRFIDQVEKAQIPYLLNTMVVDMDEDKTVYAINPKHGPIKIQAKTVILAMGCRERTRGALMIPGGRPAGVYTAGMAQRLINIEGYMPGREVVILGSGDIGLIMARRLTWEGANVKMVCEIMPYSTGLIRNIRQCLEDYGIPIRFKHTVIKIHGRERLEGVTVAQVDDARRPVPGTEEYVSCDTLLLSVGLIPENELSQKANLQLDPVTGGPVVDEYRQTSVPGVFACGNVLHVHDLVDYVSEEAEIAGYGVWRYLNGLASQLTRHVDMRAKIETGYGIRYVVPQRISGEEDIELFFRSDNIYDEGMVELTDGQKVLASKRFLRIVPGQMERFKIKKQVLSGIKPGGRLLIRWRSLA
- a CDS encoding DUF1667 domain-containing protein, yielding MELICILCPRGCRMQVEPGADGQWVVKGNGCSRGKDYALQEMTCPMRTLTTSVWVEGGTYKLVSAKTDRSIPRDKIMEALKQTKRLKVKAPVNIGDVLIENIAGTGANLVATRKVERV
- a CDS encoding zinc-ribbon domain-containing protein → MIFIGIFGIQDKQRIVREYPNVICKCGSLSRGELIEEYTYFHFFFIPIFKWNKRYYMRFRCCGRIFRVPPDYVDELKDSTDVDVNRLEEVQTYFGNQCPNCGAVLHHSFAYCPYCGQKIR
- a CDS encoding DegV family protein, whose translation is MSTVIIADTCSDLPFEYVKQHNIPLIHFTYNFKGVEYADDLGQTISYRYFYNAMRDGEVPTTSQVNVQTYAEMFRKYAAEGKPVIYLCFSSALSGSYNNALLARDIVLEEYPEADITVIDTKSASLGEGLVVYYAVEMLERGASKEEIIDWVEQNKLKIHHWFTVEDLQYLKRGGRLSGTAAFIGNILDIKPVLHVDREGRLVPKLKVKGRKKSLRTLVDMMEEHIVDPEEQVVAISHCDSDKDAQYVAELIRSKFSVKDIIINQIGPVIGSHSGPGTLAVFFMGGER
- a CDS encoding IS66 family transposase, coding for MENTSTAAVTIEELMKENSLLKQEIEELKAKLRWFEEQFRLSRQKMYGRSSEKTNSGEGEQLSFFNEAEKESNAEAAEPAIEEITYKRRKRKGHRAENIKDLPVEVIEYRLPEEEQVCPCCGGKLHEMSTEVREELKIIPAKVSIVKHVRYVYACRNCEQNEVSTPIVTAFMPKAVHPGSIAPPSAIAYVMVQKFVEGMPLYRQEQQWERMGIALSRQTMANWMIQGSERWLRPVHERMREHLIKRDILHADETTLQCSGGYIPMRKYLIGILIITVILYLVSGCSKDENAETTIFYGETEKWVVVVDAYNTFHFIYKGDLKDLKNENPSNKIHFFYGTSLGTTGAVQSLNNTNYYKQKFERDFIRGLTLSRRNAFNSDKFINVQISYGKTTDSIDLAAYYKIKPSR